A window of Choristoneura fumiferana chromosome 8, NRCan_CFum_1, whole genome shotgun sequence contains these coding sequences:
- the LOC141430115 gene encoding uncharacterized protein, with the protein MEVQEKCCESQFKVLATGEYILPPVLQDSVNRIVQKEGYITHKVYNRSISTSGGNYMAELYEVDIKGKTIEGEKEINIFIKNKIENAISVVDVEGAYSMETFFYDELSELYEDFQNKANIPLEERYNVAKSYDASNPDAIILENLAKKGFTTCHRMDVIPLKFAKLSVEQLARFHGLSWVLEKRHPEYFAKKIKPMRTLFKLNDEFEAFFVNMSDITRKLVDTETAAKLDVYVSGAMDKLREYLLENKKNGITCSLCHGDYRANNILMKKDHNNEVKSVIPVDYQLMYYGCPVMDFIYFIFPCTDQEFRRKHLEDLKNLYYHSLTKFLDYFDMDSETVYPRHEFESVFKERLDYGLFNGLMLTPVLFTDDNDIPDFSQDKLQNVPVTPDAKMNDRVLGLVEEFKEYGIL; encoded by the exons ATGGAAGTCCAAGAGAAATGCTGTGAGAGCCAATTCAAAGTTCTAGCAACGGGGGAGTATATACTTCCACCAGTACTCCAAGACTCCGTCAATAGAATCGTGCAGAAAGAAGGCTATATCACCCACAAAGTCTATAACAGATCTATTTCTACAAGCGGTGGCAATTATATGGCTGAATTATACGAAGTAGATATCAAAGGAAAAACAATTGAAGGTGAAAAAGAAATTAACatctttataaagaacaaaatagAAAATGCGATCAGCGTTGTTGATGTAGAAGGAGCTTATAGTATGGAAACATTTTTCTACGATGAACTCTCAGAATTGTATGAGGATTTTCAAAATAAAGCTAACATACCTTTGGAAGAGAGATACAATGTGGCAAAAAGCTATGATGCTTCCAATCCCGATGCAATTATTCTTGAAAATCTGGCTAAGAAAGGTTTCACCACGTGCCACAGAATGGACGTAATCCCACTCAAATTTGCAAAACTCTCTGTCGAACAGTTAGCAAGGTTTCATGGCTTGTCCTGGGTTTTGGAAAAGCGGCATcccgaatattttgctaaaaaaataaagcctATGAGAactctttttaaattaaatgatgaatttGAAGCATTTTTCGTAAATATGTCTGATATTACAAGAAAACTTGTTGATACTGAAACGGCAGCAAAACTAGATGTGTATGTATCGGGAGCTATGGATAAGCTGCGAGAGTATTTGCTTGAAAACAAAAAGAACGGAATAACATGTTCTTTGTGTCATGGAGACTACAGGGCCAAcaacattttaatgaaaaag GACCACAATAACGAAGTAAAATCGGTTATACCAGTTGACTATCAGCTGATGTATTACGGCTGCCCTGTGATGGACTTCATATACTTCATCTTCCCGTGCACAGACCAAGAGTTCAGACGAAAACATCTAGAAGACCTAAAGAACTTGTACTACCATAGCTTGACGAAATTTCTAGATTATTTCGACATGGACTCCGAGACAGTTTATCCACGGCATGAATTTGAATCAGTCTTCAAAGAAAGACTAGACTATGGTCTTTTCAATGGTCTCATGCTCACTCCTGTACTCTTTactgacgataatgatataccTGATTTTAGTCAGgataaattacaaaatgtacCTGTTACTCCTGATGCTAAGATGAACGATAGAGTGTTAGGGCTTGTAGAGGAATTTAAGGAATATGGTATTTTATAG